From Kangiella sp. TOML190, one genomic window encodes:
- a CDS encoding DUF4136 domain-containing protein — MKLINSKLIGVSLIGLSLLIGCASVPDIYTDQDPSQDFSSYKSFAWAHGEPAAVAGDYTISPLVLSRINTAIKNSLLAKGYRFNEELATADFAVAYTVGARDKIRVNSYPSSFYGYYDSWSWGYPYYPGPAYAAPVTETRTSTIIQGELAIDVYDVKTKRPVWHGRASQRITKKSEQEQQAAIDNVVVSILKSFGSAPVAE, encoded by the coding sequence ATGAAATTAATAAACTCAAAGCTAATCGGTGTGTCATTGATAGGTTTAAGCCTATTGATAGGTTGTGCATCAGTTCCTGATATTTATACCGATCAGGATCCTTCTCAAGATTTTTCTAGTTACAAGAGCTTTGCTTGGGCGCATGGTGAACCAGCGGCAGTGGCTGGTGATTACACCATATCGCCGCTTGTCTTAAGTCGTATTAATACTGCGATAAAAAACAGTTTGCTTGCCAAAGGCTACCGTTTTAATGAGGAGTTGGCTACGGCGGACTTCGCGGTAGCTTATACGGTGGGAGCTCGCGATAAGATTAGAGTGAATTCCTACCCGTCATCATTTTATGGCTATTACGATAGTTGGTCATGGGGTTATCCTTATTATCCAGGGCCGGCTTACGCAGCTCCTGTGACTGAAACTCGTACCTCGACCATAATCCAAGGTGAGTTGGCCATTGATGTGTACGATGTAAAAACCAAACGACCAGTATGGCATGGTCGTGCTAGCCAGCGGATCACCAAGAAAAGCGAGCAAGAGCAGCAAGCAGCTATTGATAATGTGGTGGTCAGTATTTTAAAGTCCTTTGGCTCTGCTCCTGTTGCTGAGTAG
- a CDS encoding nuclear transport factor 2 family protein, with amino-acid sequence MKLKAVLLSLSIGLLISSCSEPDNKTSLSNKQLVRNYIEAFAAQQPEKMLTMVSDDIRWHYLDLNGISYSGSGKKQLTKELVSYFASTDLQAVEVLKIQSEGDWLTVFEAPTWLKDKQKYTQKGVAVYYIEDAKISQVWYYPAFEKQELSSQ; translated from the coding sequence ATGAAACTTAAAGCTGTTTTATTATCTTTATCAATAGGTTTATTGATCTCTAGTTGTAGTGAACCGGACAACAAGACAAGCCTTAGTAACAAACAGTTGGTGCGTAACTATATTGAGGCTTTTGCGGCTCAACAGCCGGAAAAAATGCTTACTATGGTTAGTGACGATATTCGTTGGCACTATCTTGATTTAAATGGAATTAGTTATAGCGGTAGTGGTAAGAAGCAGTTGACTAAAGAGTTGGTGAGTTATTTCGCATCCACCGATCTCCAAGCAGTTGAGGTGTTAAAAATTCAATCAGAGGGCGATTGGCTGACCGTTTTTGAAGCGCCGACATGGTTAAAAGATAAGCAAAAGTATACCCAAAAAGGAGTTGCCGTCTATTACATTGAAGACGCAAAAATCAGCCAGGTTTGGTATTATCCGGCTTTCGAAAAGCAAGAATTGTCTTCTCAATAG
- a CDS encoding nitroreductase gives MLEKITERVSCGRLQAPAPSKAQMQKLFQAALRAPDHKSLKPWEYIVFEGEQALNQLAQAYLEASLKENSDLDEAKKARILSLPHRAPMVIVAVAKHRHHQKVPHLEEILSTGAGVQNLILGAYDLGFGAYWRSGPLCFNPHLKALLQVSQEDTIVGFIYLGTPSVELKAKPIPEIGDFVRYGLDGIDG, from the coding sequence ATGTTAGAAAAAATTACCGAGCGAGTTTCTTGTGGTCGTTTACAAGCGCCCGCACCATCTAAAGCACAAATGCAGAAATTGTTTCAAGCGGCTTTAAGAGCGCCGGATCATAAAAGCCTAAAGCCATGGGAGTATATTGTTTTTGAAGGTGAGCAAGCTTTAAATCAGTTAGCGCAGGCTTACCTTGAAGCCAGTCTCAAAGAAAATTCGGATTTGGATGAGGCGAAAAAAGCACGCATCTTGTCATTACCCCATCGAGCTCCAATGGTGATAGTGGCGGTAGCTAAACACCGCCATCATCAAAAAGTACCGCACCTTGAAGAGATTCTCTCGACAGGGGCCGGGGTACAAAATTTGATCCTCGGTGCATACGATTTAGGCTTTGGTGCCTATTGGCGCTCAGGTCCATTATGTTTCAATCCCCATCTTAAAGCTTTATTGCAGGTTTCTCAGGAAGATACCATCGTTGGTTTTATTTATCTTGGCACGCCCAGTGTCGAATTAAAAGCCAAGCCTATTCCAGAAATTGGTGATTTTGTGCGCTATGGGCTTGATGGAATAGACGGTTAA